A stretch of the Alnus glutinosa chromosome 6, dhAlnGlut1.1, whole genome shotgun sequence genome encodes the following:
- the LOC133870481 gene encoding RNA-dependent RNA polymerase 6 — MELEGSEREMVVSQVSFGGFDNHVTAKDLMQYLEAEVGAVYRCRLKTSWTPPESYPNFEFIDTKDIERSVDYEKVKPHAFVHFASPESATWAVDAAGRCDLFMEEKPLKISLGHQNPYRLNQRRRTTTPEKLSDVLLEIGTLVSRDVFFVAWRGPPYGVDFVVDPFDGTCKFCFRRDTAFSFKSTNKHDVIKCDFKVEFLVRNITEIKRYTDTSYLVILLQFASSPLIWYRTADDDIEESVPFHLLDDDDPWIRTTDFTRSGAIGRCNSYRVSIPPRHGGKLKRAMDYLKERRVQETCLRYPLRIQEEPYFGLLMSGPFFCIDFKAGITFEIMFLLNAVLHRGIFNQHHLSDNFFNLLRSHPNEVNVAALKHICSYRRPVFDAYKRLKVVQDWLLKNPKLFKRPKQLDDIVEVRRLVITPTKAYCLPPEVELSNRVLRKYKDVADQFLRVTFMDEGMQTINFNVLTYYVAPIVKEITSKSNSQRTKVFQRVRNILHNGFHLCDRDYSFLAFSSNQLRDRSAWFFAKAGNTSAQDIRDWMGKFSQRNIAKCAARMGQCFSSTYATVEVPSTEVNPELPDIKKGLYNFSDGIGMITPDLAMEVAGKLKLDTNPPCAYQIRYAGCKGVVACWPAKGDGIRLSLRPSMNKFQSNHTTLEICSWTRFQPGFLNRQIVTLLSTLNVPDQIFWQMQDSMLSRLNQMLVDKDVAFDVLMASCAEQGNAAAIMLSAGFEPQSEPHLRGMLNCIRAGQHWGLREKARIFVPSGRWLMGCLDELGVLEQGQCFIQVSTPSLENCFSKHGSRFTESGKNLEVIKGHVVIAKNPCLHPGDIRILEAVDAPGLCHLYDCLVFPQKGDRPHTDEASGSDLDGDLYFVTWDENLIPPSKKSWPPMEYAPAEAKLERRSVTSQDIIEFFARNMVNENLGAICNAHVVHADRSESGALDKDCIKLAELAATAVDFPKTGQLVIMPPHLKPKLYPDFMGKEDFQSYKSTKILGRLYRQIMDAYDQDVATSSELNFVPADVLYDTDLVVQGSADFIDEAWDQKCSYDGQLNGLLGQYKVRREEEVVTGHIWSMPKYNSRKQGELKEKLKHSYSALKKEFRQLFDKMDADFEQLTDDEKNILYEQKASAWYQVTYHPQWVKESQELREPDGPENVVMLSFPWIVADYLARIKIKNCGMGNVDPAKPINSLARFLVDRI; from the exons ATGGAGTTGGAAGGAAGTGAAAGGGAGATGGTAGTAAGTCAAGTTAGTTTTGGTGGGTTTGACAATCATGTCACAGCGAAAGATCTTATGCAATACTTAGAAGCTGAAGTTGGAGCAGTTTATAGGTGCAGACTGAAAACTTCTTGGACCCCTCCGGAGTCCTATCCAAATTTTGAGTTTATTGACACTAAAGACATTGAGAGATCAGTTGATTACGAAAAGGTCAAGCCCCATGCATTTGTGCATTTTGCCTCACCTGAATCAGCAACTTGGGCTGTGGATGCTGCGGGGCGTTGTGATCTTTTTATGGAGGAGAAACCATTGAAGATTAGTTTAGGTCACCAAAATCCATACCGCTTGAATCAGAGGAGGAGGACTACAACTCCTGAAAAGTTATCTGATGTGCTTCTTGAGATCGGAACCTTGGTCAGCCGAgatgttttttttgttgcttgGAGAGGACCTCCTTATGGGGTTGACTTTGTGGTGGATCCTTTTGATGGGACATGTAAGTTTTGTTTCAGAAGAGATACTGCTTTCTCTTTTAAAAGCACAAACAAGCATGACGTTATAAAGTGTGATTTTAAGGTGGAGTTCTTGGTGAGAAACATCACTGAGATCAAACGGTATACTGATACATCATATCTAGTAATCCTGTTGCAGTTCGCTTCGTCACCCTTGATCTGGTATAGAACGGCTGATGATGATATTGAAGAGTCTGTTCCATTTCATTTGTTAGATGATGATGATCCTTGGATCCGAACCACTGATTTTACGCGTAGTGGTGCCATTGGTCGGTGTAATTCTTATAGGGTTTCAATTCCACCCCGCCATGGTGGCAAGTTGAAAAGGGCCATGGATTATCTTAAGGAACGAAGAGTGCAGGAGACCTGCCTTAGATACCCACTTAGGATCCAGGAAGAACCTTATTTTGGGTTGCTCATGTCAGGTCCTTTCTTCTGTATTGATTTCAAGGCAGGCATAACTTTTGAGATAATGTTTTTACTAAATGCTGTCCTGCATAGAGGCATATTCAATCAACACCATTTGTCAGACAATTTCTTCAATTTACTGAGAAGCCACCCTAATGAGGTCAACGTTGCTGCACTAAAGCACATTTGTTCTTACAGACGCCCAGTGTTTGATGCCTATAAAAGGTTGAAAGTTGTCCAGGATTGGTTGTTGAAGAATCCTAAGCTTTTCAAGAGACCTAAACAGCTGGATGATATTGTTGAAGTTAGGAGGTTGGTCATAACACCAACAAAAGCATATTGTCTTCCTCCGGAAGTTGAGCTTTCTAATAGGGTTCTCAGGAAATATAAAGATGTTGCTGATCAGTTTTTGAGGGTTACATTTATGGATGAAGGTATGCAGACAATCAATTTCAATGTTCTTACATATTATGTTGCTCCTATTGTAAAGGAAATAACGTCAAAATCTAACTCTCAGAGAACAAAAGTATTCCAAAGGGTTAGAAACATTCTGCATAATGGGTTTCATTTATGTGATCGGGATTATTCCTTTTTAGCCTTCTCATCCAATCAATTGAGGGACCGTTCTGCCTGGTTTTTTGCCAAAGCCGGGAACACAAGTGCTCAAGACATCAGAGATTGGATGGGGAAGTTTTCCCAGAGGAACATTGCTAAGTGTGCTGCTAGGATGGGTCAGTGCTTCTCATCTACATATGCTACTGTGGAAGTTCCATCAACAGAGGTTAATCCTGAGCTTCCAGACATAAAGAAAGGACTGTACAATTTTTCTGATGGGATTGGTATGATTACTCCTGATCTTGCAATGGAAGTTGCAGGGAAACTGAAATTGGACACGAACCCACCATGTGCTTATCAGATAAGGTATGCTGGTTGTAAGGGTGTTGTGGCCTGTTGGCCAGCAAAAGGTGATGGGATCCGACTTTCTTTGAGGCCTAGTATGAACAAGTTCCAGTCGAACCATACTACTCTGGAAATCTGTTCTTGGACAAGGTTTCAGCCTGGTTTCCTAAACAGGCAGATTGTGACATTGCTTTCAACTTTGAATGTTCCAGATCAAATATTCTGGCAAATGCAGGACTCTATGCTTTCCAGACTAAACCAAATGCTCGTGGACAAGGATGTGGCATTTGATGTTCTGATGGCATCCTGTGCTGAGCAAGGAAATGCGGCGGCAATAATGTTGAGTGCAGGATTTGAGCCCCAAAGTGAACCTCATTTACGAGGCATGCTAAACTGTATACGAGCTGGACAGCATTGGGGCCTTAGGGAGAAGGctaggatttttgttccttcaGGAAGGTGGTTAATGGGCTGCTTAGACGAGCTAGGGGTTCTTGAACAAGGCCAGTGCTTTATCCAAGTTTCTACCCCATCATTGGAGAACTGTTTCTCAAAGCATGGTTCCAGGTTTACCGAGAGTGGGAAAAATCTTGAAGTAATTAAAGGGCACGTAGTGATAGCAAAAAATCCTTGTCTTCACCCAGGAGATATAAGGATTCTCGAAGCAGTTGATGCCCCTGGTTTATGCCATTTATATGATTGCCTTGTTTTCCCTCAAAAAGGTGATAGGCCCCACACAGATGAAGCATCTGGAAGTGATCTTGATGGGGACCTCTACTTTGTGACATGGGATGAAAATCTCATTCCCCCTAGTAAGAAGAGCTGGCCGCCCATGGAGTATGCTCCTGCAGAAGCCAAACTTGAGAGACGCTCTGTCACTTCTCAG GATATAATAGAATTTTTTGCGAGAAACATGGTGAATGAGAACCTGGGGGCAATCTGCAATGCACATGTGGTTCATGCTGACCGCAGTGAGTCTGGGGCTTTGGATAAGGACTGCATCAAACTTGCAGAGTTAGCAGCTACAGCTGTTGATTTTCCCAAGACTGGGCAGCTTGTTATCATGCCGCCACATCTGAAACCAAAATTGTACCCTGATTTTATGGGGAAAGAGGATTTCCAATCCTACAAGTCAACTAAAATTTTGGGAAGACTTTATCGCCAGATTATGGATGCTTATGATCAAGATGTTGCTACATCTTCGGAGCTAAATTTTGTTCCTGCTGATGTACTTTATGATACAGATCTTGTGGTTCAAGGATCTGCTGATTTCATTGATGAGGCGTGGGATCAAAAGTGCTCTTATGATGGGCAGCTGAATGGTCTACTAGGACAGTATAAAGTGAGGAGGGAAGAAGAGGTTGTTACTGGGCACATCTGGTCCATGCCAAAGTATAACAGCAGGAAGCAAGGGGAGCTCAAGGAGAAGCTCAAGCATTCTTACAGTGCTCTGAAGAAAGAATTCAGGCAACTGTTTGATAAGATGGATGCAGATTTTGAGCAACTCACTGATGATGAGAAGAACATTTTGTATGAGCAGAAGGCATCAGCATGGTACCAGGTCACTTACCATCCGCAGTGGGTGAAGGAATCTCAGGAGTTGCGAGAGCCTGATGGTCCAGAGAATGTAGTGATGTTGAGCTTTCCCTGGATTGTAGCTGATTACCTTGCTCGGATCAAGATTAAGAACTGTGGAATGGGAAATGTCGACCCTGCTAAGCCAATAAACTCTCTGGCCAGGTTCCTTGTTGATCGAATATGA